The following are encoded in a window of Armatimonadota bacterium genomic DNA:
- a CDS encoding HAD family hydrolase, producing the protein MTIRPIDRLNPPFATLDAVLFDLDNTLIETHIDFPAMKAEVRVVAKQYSVSLPDDGDVLGLVAAGASAVRAERGIAESVRFESAALRTIEEIERRQCAAPVQLAGASDLLRLLRSLGVGVGVVTRNCRAVADALLAAGDLVPDVLLARNDVPAVKPNPDHLLRALEAISHATRRRVDAGNSAMAGDHTMDVRAGRAAGMLTVGFLRGRDAKFFAREMPELLFEGPQAMLEMVLASAPTYV; encoded by the coding sequence GTGACCATTCGACCCATCGATCGGCTTAATCCCCCTTTCGCAACTTTGGACGCCGTGTTGTTTGACCTGGATAATACGCTTATCGAGACGCACATCGACTTCCCAGCGATGAAGGCCGAAGTGCGAGTGGTGGCAAAACAGTATAGTGTGAGCCTTCCGGATGATGGTGACGTGCTGGGACTGGTGGCTGCAGGAGCGTCCGCGGTCAGAGCCGAGCGCGGCATTGCCGAATCGGTACGGTTCGAAAGCGCTGCTCTACGCACGATTGAGGAGATTGAGCGGCGCCAGTGCGCCGCTCCGGTGCAACTGGCGGGCGCGTCCGACCTCCTGCGACTGCTGCGGAGCCTTGGCGTTGGTGTGGGTGTGGTGACGCGCAACTGCCGTGCCGTTGCCGACGCGCTGCTTGCGGCCGGCGACCTCGTACCGGACGTGCTACTGGCCCGAAATGACGTACCGGCCGTAAAGCCAAACCCTGACCACCTGCTCCGTGCGCTGGAGGCAATTTCGCACGCCACTCGCCGGAGAGTCGATGCCGGCAACAGTGCAATGGCAGGAGATCACACGATGGACGTTCGGGCTGGCAGGGCGGCCGGTATGCTAACCGTCGGATTTCTTCGTGGGCGTGACGCCAAGTTCTTTGCACGGGAGATGCCCGAACTGCTGTTCGAGGGTCCTCAGGCGATGTTGGAGATGGTGCTCGCGTCTGCTCCAACATATGTGTGA
- a CDS encoding glycosyltransferase family 2 protein, with translation MCEEKLGATRLSIAIVNWNTRELLMQALGSIISAPPQGGCDIIVVDNASSDGSADAVAAGFPEVRLVANATNVGYAAGNNQALALARSPYTLLLNPDVIVPPGALDVALARMERHPKCGALGVRLVHPNGEVQRSVRGFPRPVALLCEMTGLAAVFSNSRWIAAYRMPWFNYSHEAEVDQPMGTFLLLRTEVAAEVGPMDEAFPIFFNEVDWLYRCKQRGWSVWFTPDVEIVHYGGASTSQVGAKMAWESHYGLMHYYRKHYGGALHAPVRWLIGAASWLRAAVLANRRARISRTS, from the coding sequence ATGTGTGAGGAGAAGCTCGGCGCTACGCGCCTGTCGATTGCCATCGTCAACTGGAATACGCGCGAGTTGCTGATGCAGGCGCTTGGCAGCATTATCTCCGCGCCGCCGCAAGGCGGATGTGACATCATTGTCGTGGACAACGCCTCCAGCGATGGCAGCGCCGACGCGGTGGCGGCCGGCTTTCCTGAGGTGAGGCTTGTTGCCAATGCCACTAATGTGGGATACGCGGCCGGCAACAATCAGGCACTTGCTCTGGCACGATCACCGTATACTCTTCTGCTCAATCCCGATGTAATCGTACCGCCGGGAGCCCTGGATGTGGCTCTGGCCCGTATGGAGCGCCATCCGAAATGTGGGGCGCTTGGCGTACGGCTGGTGCACCCGAACGGTGAAGTGCAGCGTTCGGTGCGCGGCTTTCCACGCCCCGTGGCGCTGTTGTGCGAAATGACCGGTCTGGCCGCAGTTTTTTCGAACAGCCGGTGGATTGCCGCGTATCGCATGCCGTGGTTCAACTATTCGCACGAAGCGGAGGTGGATCAGCCGATGGGCACGTTTCTGCTCCTCCGCACGGAAGTGGCCGCTGAGGTTGGCCCGATGGATGAGGCGTTCCCAATCTTCTTTAATGAGGTGGACTGGTTGTACCGGTGCAAACAGCGTGGCTGGAGCGTCTGGTTCACACCAGACGTCGAGATCGTACACTACGGTGGCGCCAGTACTTCGCAGGTGGGCGCCAAAATGGCTTGGGAATCGCACTACGGGCTCATGCACTACTATCGCAAACACTATGGCGGCGCCCTCCACGCTCCGGTCCGATGGCTGATCGGCGCCGCATCGTGGTTGCGTGCAGCGGTTCTCGCGAACCGGCGCGCCAGGATTTCCCGGACCAGTTAA
- a CDS encoding glycosyltransferase family 2 protein, giving the protein MDVSIVILSWNTRDLLASCLRSIAADPQAPPHELIVVDNASEDGSREMVREQFPNVRLLVNPVNLGFGAGNNTAIPVALGRYVLFLNSDTLVHAGALAGLIAYADARPVVGIVGPKLLNDDGSLQYSCRRYPTLGAGFFRNTPLGRLFPNNRFASDYLMQNWPHQEAMDVDWVSGAALMIRREVLDETKGFDEEFYFYCEDLELCWRVNHSGRWKVSYYPHSVVTHSIGRSSDKAPTRMTWEFHRSQYLFYRKHYRATTLFFARPLIPLGIVLRATGQMTRYRVNYWRRRLRKRRKPGGDQQ; this is encoded by the coding sequence ATGGATGTGAGCATCGTCATCTTGAGCTGGAATACACGCGACCTGCTCGCATCGTGTCTCCGCTCGATTGCGGCCGATCCACAGGCGCCGCCACACGAGTTGATTGTGGTTGACAACGCCAGCGAAGATGGCAGCCGCGAGATGGTTCGCGAACAGTTTCCGAACGTGCGCCTGCTGGTAAACCCGGTCAACCTCGGCTTTGGCGCGGGTAACAACACGGCGATACCCGTGGCGCTCGGACGCTATGTACTGTTTCTTAACTCCGACACCCTGGTGCACGCCGGCGCGCTGGCCGGCCTCATCGCATATGCCGACGCGCGCCCCGTCGTGGGAATCGTGGGACCGAAGCTGCTGAACGATGACGGATCCCTGCAGTATTCGTGCCGCCGATACCCCACTCTAGGCGCCGGATTCTTCCGCAACACCCCGCTGGGACGACTGTTTCCCAACAACAGGTTTGCGTCCGACTACCTGATGCAGAATTGGCCACATCAGGAAGCAATGGATGTGGACTGGGTCTCGGGCGCGGCGCTGATGATTCGCAGGGAGGTGTTGGACGAAACTAAGGGTTTTGACGAAGAGTTCTACTTCTACTGCGAAGACCTCGAACTGTGCTGGCGGGTCAACCATAGTGGGCGCTGGAAGGTGAGCTACTATCCGCACTCGGTGGTGACACACTCGATCGGGCGCAGTAGTGACAAGGCGCCGACGCGGATGACCTGGGAGTTTCATCGCAGCCAGTACCTTTTTTACCGCAAGCACTACCGCGCAACCACACTCTTCTTCGCGCGGCCGCTGATACCCCTTGGCATTGTTCTGCGCGCCACGGGTCAGATGACGCGCTATCGCGTAAACTACTGGCGCCGACGCCTGCGCAAGCGCCGCAAACCGGGTGGCGACCAGCAATGA